The following nucleotide sequence is from Mesobacillus jeotgali.
TGCTCGAATACCGAGAACCACATGATGTATACCCCAGCTTCATTTTTTCCGATCGGCTGGTGGTGGTCATAAAGGAGCTTTGCCGTTTCGTGCGCGCCCTTTACTTCATCTTCCTTGCTGCTCAATTTGCCGGATGCCACAAATGCAAGATATGATTTTTCCATTTCGGTCATTTTATCCGTTGACGTCTCCGCTGCGAGAATCTCCTTCTTTTTAGCGGATAGTGATGTAAGGAATAGCGCAAAAAGCCGTTCCTCCGGATAATCACTGTTCAGCTGGTTCAGGATCGCCGAAACCTGCGTTTCGAACTTTACGCCCGGCTTGTCAGCCCAAGGCTCCATTCCCTCTTTTTCAGGACTGAACTCGAGCACCTTTTTCCAGGCAGACACTGCTGTATTTTCCCTGCCGGTAAAATAGGAAGCATGCGACAGCCAGTAATAGAAAGCACCGTCGCCTTCAAAACCTGTTTTTTGCAGCTTTTTCAGCCAACGGTAAGCCAGTTCGTACTCGCCGACCAGCGCAAATGTGGCGCCAAGCTTGAACTGGTGTTCAATGTGGATCGGATGTATTTTTTCCAGGGAATCCTTAAGATCCTGGCCTTCCTTCTCATGTCCCTGGTAATGCGCAAACACAAGCGCATTGCACAATGCATGCAGGTTGCCAGGGTTCCGCTCAAGCACATCATTCAGGATGTCACGTGCCTTGGTTGTCTCGCCAAGGTAAAAATATGCCAGCGCCAGATTATTGTATGCTGACCAGTATTCAGGATACTCCTCGATGACCTCCTGGAAGATCTCGATCGCCTTTGGAAACTCGCCGGATTCCAGATGATTGCGGGCTTCCTCCTGCTTGACGATCAGGTCATCTTCTTCATAATAATCCTCATCCATCTCTTCCGCTTCCATCGTAAGAAGCTCAAGCAGATCATTCGTATCTTCCGCAAACTCGCCGTCTTCATTCAATTCCAAATAAAGATTAGCATGCCTGAACGCATCACGGAACAAACCCATATGAGCGTAGTTATTCGCTAAGAAATAATGGCACTCGGCCATGTTTTCATCAAGTTCTTCGAGGACCAAGTGCAATAGGCGGTTAGACTGCTGGTATTCACCAAGCTCCGACTGTACGATCGCCAACTGGCAAACGATCATCGGCTCGCCAGGCTCAAGATGCATCGCGCGCTGGAAATACTTCTCAGCCTTTTTAAGGTCCCGCCTGTGGAAAGCTTTGATCCCTTTGGTGAAATAATACTCACCAGTAGGAACGAATGACAGCAATTGGCCTTTTTGCTTCATTGCTTTAGAGTCTTTTCCCATGTGATCCTCCATTTGTATTTTAGTAAAACTATATCCTTTGAACCTTTGAATTGTATAAGAATACACAAACAGTGTTATATCGAAGCAACTTTAACTAATGTAGTATAACATACGGACAGAGTGTTCGAGAAGGTGTGGATTTGAATTTGTGGTTTTGGGATATATCCAGTTGGTGGAAAAAGTCTGGTGTGTTGGCGGTTGGTCGAATTATTGTGAAAAGTGGTCGATATAATTAAAAATCCGCCGATATATCGCAAAATGTGGTCGATATAATTAAAAATCCGCCGATATATTGAAAAATGTGGTCGATATATTTCACTAATCGTGAATCTGTACGGTAAAAGAAGGTATTTTCGGTGATGCAGTCGAATATTACAGTACTAATATTAAGGAGTGATAGCATTTGATTGGGAAAACAAGAGAATACCCTAAAGAGATCATGATTTTAGAAGCAATAGTAAGACGTTTTCCTCCTGATGACTTCAAAAAAGCAGAATTCGAGAAGAAACTTTACCGAAAACGGGCAGGCTACAAAGGAGAAAAGACACTGGATTACTTTTTAGAACAAGTTGACCACTCTGAGATGGTAATTTTGCACGATTTGAGAATTCCGATCAACAGTACTCACTTCCAAATCGACACCCTCATTATTACCCCTTATTTTCTCCTCATCATTGATTCCAAAAATTACGCAGGAACACTCATTTTCCTTCCAGAATTCAATCAATTGATCAGAATTCAAAACGATATAGAAGAAGTTTTTCCCGACCCGATACTCCAGGCTAAAATCCAGGCATCCCAGTTAAAAGCTTTTCTCAAAAAATTTCATATTACACCGCCACCAACTGAATATCTAGTTGCAATTAGCAATACACAGGCCCTCATTAAAAATCCAACCAATGACAAGGAAGTCAGTTATAGAGTCTTCAGGTCATCGAATGTCGCTTTCAAAATCCCGCCAATTTACAAAAAACATCCCCAGTCACTTCTTTCCAAAAATGACATGAAGAAGATAGCCAGACTTTTAATTAAGGCGCATGAACCGTTGGTACCAGACCCGAAGTCTATGAACCTTCCGATTGAGAAAATGGTTAAGGGTGTGCAGTGTGCTTCCTGCGAGACATTCGGTATGGACTACCATCAGGGGAAATGGACGTGTAAAAGCTGCGGTCAAAAATCTTTGGATGCCCATATTCAAGCCTTGAGAGATTATTTCCTTATTTACGGACCTTCTATTACAAACAAACAATTCCGGGATTATCTAAAATTAAATTCTTCATCTACCTCAAAAAGACTCTTGTCTTCCATGGATTTGGTGTTTTCCGGCACAAATAAAGGGAGGATCTACTCTCCGGGAAAAAGCTTCTTTGATTAAAAGCTATTTTGGCAGCCTAAATGCAAATAAAACCCAGCGCAATCTATTCTCCTGCGCTGGGCTTCTTTCTTTTATTCAATACTACTAGTACTTCTTTTAGCGGCAGTTTCTGTTCCTGCAGCAAGACCATCAGGTGGTAGAGCAGGTCGGCAGCTTCCCACTTCAACTCTTCGGGATCGCGGTTTTTGGCGGCGATGATGACTTCCGATGCTTCTTCACCGACTTTTTTCAAGATCTTGTCGACGCCTTTTTCAAATAGATAGGTGGTGTAGGCGCCTTCCGGCATGTCCTGTTCGCGCTGGCGGATCGTACTTTCCAGCTCGAGCATGACGGCAAAATCGCCCAGTGAAGCGAGCTGGCCATCGGATCGCTCCAGCGTGCTTTCCGGTGAATCACCATCATCGGAACGCTCCAGAAGGTTTTCAGAGAAACAGCTGACTGCACCTGTATGGCATGCCGGCCCTGCTGGTTCGACGAGGACCACAAGGGCGTCCCCGTCACAGTCGTATTTAATCTCGACTATTCTCTGGGTGTTGCCGCTTGTTGTGCCTTTATGCCAGAGCTCCTGGCGGGAACGGCTGTAAAACCAGGTTTCCCGTGTTTGAAGCGACTTGCCAAGGGATTCTTCATTCATATAGGCAACAGTCAGGACTTCACGTGTCGTTGCATCCTGGACGACTGCGGGAATCAGGCCATTAGCATCAAACTTTAATTCTTCAATTTTCATCGTACGGTCACTCCTTTTTCTCGGAGATAGGATTTTACTTCTTTTACAGAGGTTTCGCGGTAGTGGAAGATCGATGCAGCCAGTGCGGCATCTGCTTTCCCTTCGGTAAAAGCATCAGCAAAATGGTCGGCGTTTCCGGCACCGCCAGAGGCAATCACCGGGACCGTCACCGCTTCGCTCACAGCACGGGTCAACGCCAGGTCAAAGCCTTTCTTTTCGCCATCACTGTCCATGCTTGTCAGTAGAATTTCCCCTGCTCCAAGGCGGACAGCCTCTTTTGCCCAGTCAATCACTTCCCAATCTGTCGGCTTCCGCCCGCCATGGGTATAGACACGCCATGATCCGAGCTCAGGGTCGTACTTTGCATCGATGGCGACGACAATGCACTGGGCGCCAAAGAAATCAGAGCCTTCAGCGATTAATATCGGATTGTTGACAGCTGCGGTGTTCAAGGATACTTTATCTGCACCTGAACGAAGCATCCTCTTCATATCCTCAAGTGTGTTAATGCCCCCTCCGACTGTGAACGGGATGGCCAGTTCTGACGCTACTTCCCTGACCACCTCGACCATTGTCTTCCTTCCTTCAACGGAAGCTGATATATCAAGAAAAACGAGCTCATCGGCTCCTTTCTCATCGTAGAAACGCGCCAGCTCGACAGGGTCGCCGGCATCGCGGAGCTGCACAAATTGCACTCCTTTTACGACGCGGCCGTCTTTTACATCTAGGCAGGGAATGATCCGTTTGCTTAGCATCAGGACTCCCCCGCTTCCAACGCAGATTTCACCGAGAACCGGCCTTCATAAATGGCTTTGCCGACGATTGCACCGCTGACACCATCTTCACGCAACTGTCGAAGGGCTGCCAAATCATCAAGCGAGCTGACCCCTCCTGAAGCGATGACACTTTTGCCCGTTTCCAAAGCAAGCTGGCGGGTTGCCGCGACATTTGGCCCTGTTAGTGTACCGTCCGTGGCAATGTCGGTAAAAATGAATGTCTCCGCTCCGGCATCGGCGAATCTTTTGCCAAGCTCGACAGCACTTACCTCGGAAGTGTTCAGCCAGCCATGTGTCGCGACGAAGCCATTTTTCGCGTCAAGGCCAATCGCAATTTTCGCGCCATATTTCCTGACCATTTCCTCAGCGAACTCCGGATTGGAAACGGCAATGCTGCCAATGATGACTCGGGTGACGCCATTATCAAGATAGTGGTTGATATCATCTTCACTTCGGATGCCGCCGCCAATCTGGATGTTCACGCCAAGCTCCTTTGCAGCCTGGATGACAAATTTGTCATTGACCCGCTTGCCGTCCCTTGCGCCATCGAGGTCGACCATATGAATCCACTCTGCCCCTTCATCAGCGAATTTCTTCGCCATTTCAAAAGGGGAATCTCCATAAACAGTTTCCTTGTCATAATCACCTTGCAGCAGCCGGACACATTTTCCGCCGCGCATGTCGATCGCCGGGTAGATTGTGAATTTCATTAGTTTGTCTTCCTTTCTGTTGCAAGGTTGGCAAAATTCCGGAGCAGTGCCATTCCCATATCGCTGCTTTTTTCCGGATGGAATTGCATCCCGAAGATATTGTTCCTGCAAACGATGGCCGGCACTTCAACATCATAATAATCGCCGACTGCCACCAGGACTCCCGGCTCGTTCGTTTTTACATAATAGGAATGGACAAAGTAAACATAATCTTCTTTAAGTGATGCCACCAATGGCGATTCACCTGTAAAACGAAGCTTGTTCCAGCCCATATGCGGAACTTTATAGTTTTCCCCTACAGCCGTCTGGCCGGTAAACCGCTCCACTTTTCCAGGCAGCAGGTTCAAGCCCTTCGTCAGGCCATTTTCCGTGCTTTCTTCGAACAACAGCTGCATGCCCAGGCAGATTCCGAGCACAGGCTTGCCGGTAGCGGCGAAAGCGTGGATCATTTCCGTCAAACCGGTACGGTTCAATACTTCCATTGCATCACGGAATGAACCGACGCCTGGGACAAGCAGTGCATCTGCTTCCATCAAATTGCCCTTATATTGTGAGATAAAGTATGGTGCATCCAGCCGTTCGAGCGCTTTGCTTACGCTGAACAGATTGCCCATGCCGTAATCGACGATGCCAATCATGAGTTAACTTCCTTCCTGTACAGATTGCGTGTTTTCTTTCACACCACGGAGGTCACTGCCTCATCCTTCGCTTCAAGTTCAAGGATTTTTCTTGGCATGCTTCTAGTTCCTTAAAGCATACCCTTCGATGAAGGAACGCCTTTAACCCGCGGATCGATGGTCGTCGCTTCATCTAGCGCACGGCCAAGAGCTTTAAATACTGCTTCGATCATGTGGTGAGTATTTTTTCCGTAATGGACGATGACATGCAGGTTCATTCTTGCCTCGAGCGCCAGTTTCCACAGGAATTCGTGCACTAGCTCGACATCGAAGGTGCCAACCTGCTGGGCAGGGAATTCTGCGCGCATTTCGAGGTGCGGGCGGTTGCTGAGATCGATGACTACCTGCGCCAGGGCTTCATCCATTGGGACAAAAGCGTTTCCGTAGCGTTTGATTCCTTTTTTATCGCCGAGTGCATCGCGAAGCGCCTGTCCGATGCAGATGCCGATATCTTCGGTTGTATGATGTCCATCCACCTCAACATCACCCTTCGCATCAACTTTCAAGTCAAACTGGCCATGCTTTGCGAATAAATCGAGCATATGGGAAAGAAAAGGCACACCAGTTTCCAGTTCCGTTTTCCCCTCACCATCGATGCTAAAATCAAGATCTATCTTTGTTTCATTCGTATATCGATTCACCGTTGCGGTGCGTTCCATGAGCGTTCCCTCCATCATAACTATTTTAGTCTTGCCTCCACGGCCCGGGCGTGGGCTTCCAGGCCTTCAAGCCTGGCGAACTGAGCAATCTTTGCACCATTGTCATTCATTGCTTTTTCGCTGTAAAGGATGATGCTTGATTTCTTTTGGAAATCCTCGACACTCAACGGGCTTGAAAAACGCGCTGTCCCATTCGTAGGCAGGACATGGTTCGGTCCGGCAAAATAATCACCTACAGGCTCTGAGCTGTATCTCCCAAGGAAAATCGCGCCAGCGTGCTTTATTTTCCCCAAAAGCTCCATCGGATTGTCCGTGACGATTTCCAGATGCTCTGGTGCAAGCTGGTTGATGGCGCTGACTGCTTCTTCCATATCAGCGGCCACATAAATTGCCCCGAAGTTTTCGATAGCCTGTGTGGCGATCTCTTTTCTCGGCAGTTGCGAAAGCTGCTTATACACTTCATTTTGTACGTCTTCAGCTAGAGTACGCGATGTTGTCACTAAAACCGCACATGCCCGAGGATCATGCTCGGCCTGGGAAAGCAAATCGGCCGCAATTTCATTGGCCCGCGCTGTTTCATCAGCCAGGATGCCAATTTCGCTTGGTCCGGCGATCATGTCAATCGCGACGTCTCCGAAAACCTCACGCTTGGCGAGGGCGACATAGATGTTTCCTGGCCCTGTGATTTTATCGACCGGCTTGATCGATTCAGTGCCGTATGCCAGTGCAGCAATCGCCTGTGCTCCACCGACTTTATAGATTTCTTTTACCCCGGCAATATCTGCGGCAACGAGCACGCCTGCTGGAAGCTTTCCGTCCTGTCCTGGCGGTGATACCATCACGATCCGCTCAACACCGGCGGTTTTTGCCGGAATGACATTCATTAAGACCGATGAAGGATAAGCGGCTGTCCCGCCAGGCACATACACACCGACAGAATCAAGCGGTGTCACCTTCTGGCCAAGCATCGTGCCATTTTCTTCTGTCGTCATCCAAGAAGGGCGCAGCTGTTTTTCATGGTATTTACGTATATTGTCAGCTGCCTCTGTGATGATGTCCACGAGCTCGCTGCTGATCGTTTTATAAGCATCTGAGATTTCCTCATCCGTCACCAGGAAATCATTGAGCGCCACTCTATCAAATTTTTCGGTAAAAGTCCTGAGCGCCTGATCACCTGAAGCGCGGACTTCCGCGATTATATTCTGTACGGCTTTTCGCTGCTCTTCCGTTCCGCCATCAACGGTTCGTTTGAGTGACAGACTTCCATCTATCTGTAAAATTTCCATGGGAGAATCAAATCCTTTCAGATTCACAATCTATATGACTTCATCCAGCCGTTTGATCAGGTCATTGATCCGCTCATCCTTGATCCGGTAGCTGACGGGATTGACGATCAGCCTCGATGTCACGCTTGTAATCGTTTCATACTCTACCAGGCCATTTTCCTTCAATGTCCTTCCGGTTGAAACGATGTCGACGATCCTGTCGGCGAGCCCGATCAATGGCGCAAGCTCGATTGACCCATTCAGTTTGATGATTTCGACCTGTTCGCCCTGTTCGCGGAAATAGGCTGCAGCGATGTTCGGGTATTTCGTCGCGATTTTCGGGGCGACATCATTCATTTTTGTATCTGGGAGCCCTGCAACGGCAAGATAGCAGCCGCTTATTTTTAAATCGAGCAGCTCGTACACGTCCCGTTCTTCCTCAAGCAGGACGTCCTTGCCGGCAATCCCTAGATCAGCGACACCATGTTCGACGTATGTAGCCACATCCATTGGCTTCGCTAAGATGAAGCGGAAGTTTTCTTCTTCCACGTCAATGATCAGTTTGCGGGAATCATCAAATTCAGGAGGCAAATCAAAGCCAGCGTTCCGCAGCAGTTCAACCGCTTCAGTAAAAATCCTGCCCTTTGGCATCGCAATGGTCAGCTGTTCATTCATTGCACTCCCTCCTTCCCAACAAGGTAAACGACATCAGCATAAGCGGCAGAACATGCATCAAGATTGCGTACGGCGCTGATGTCCTGGAGAATGATCCGTTCACCGTCTTCCCTGCGCTGTGCTGCAAGCTGATATGCTTCCTTTCTCCGTTCCTGACTGAAAAGGATGCAAGTGACCGGCTCAGGCGCGCCCAGATCGCCAAGGCTTTCAAGCAGGCGGTCGAGCCTGATCGCGAACCCTGTGGCTCCGGTTGATTTCCCGAATTTCTCGAGCAGCTTGTCATAGCGGCCTCCATTGCCGATTGGAAAGCCGACCATTCCTGCATAAACCTCAAATAAAATGCCTGTATAGTAGCTCATATGGCTGACAATCGTTAAGTCAAATTTGACCCGGGTGCTTTCACCGAAGTCTTCGATGATTGAACAAAGCAGCTTCATTTCATCCAGCGCCACTCTGCCTTTTCCGTTTTCGATGAGCTCGGACGCTTTGTCAATCACTTCCGGCCCCCCGCGCAAATCAAGGAAAGCGAGAAGTCTTTGTGAATCGATTGATGACAGCGGCAGTGCTTTGACATGTTCTCGATAACCGACATAATTCTTTTCATATAAAAATTTCGTCAGCTCCCTGGCTCGGTCCTCTGTGCCAAGTATCTGTACAAACAACTCGTTGACGAAGCCAACATGACCAACAGAAAGCTGAAACTGTTCCAGCCCAGCTTTTTTCAGCGAAGAAATCGCAAGTGAGATCATTTCGCCATCCGCGCTGACCGAATCATCACCAATACACTCGACACCAATCTGCTCGAATTCCGCCGGCCTTCCGCCTTCCCGCTGCTGAGCACGATAGACATTTGCAGAATAGGCCAACCTTAATGGGACCTGGTCCTTGAACAATTTAGACGCCGCAACCCTGGCAATCGGTGCGGTCATATCCGGCCGCAGCACGAGTGTATGCCCCTGCTGGTCCAATAGCTTGAACAGCTGCTGATCCAGGATTGCTGAAGCCGTTCCCACTGTTTCGTAATATTCAAGCGCAGGCGTTTCGATAAATTGGAAACCCCATTGCTTCATTTCTTTTTCGATTGTGCTCCGGACTCTTTCCTTCGCTTCATGCAATTCCGGAAGTGTATCCCGCATGCCAAGCGGCTTTTCAAACATGAATAATCTGCTCATTGTTTCCACCCTCTTCGTTGCTGGTGTTATCTATCTTAATTATCTAAATCCTTTAGTTCGCTAATATGGTAACAAGATGAAGTTATATGTAGTTTATCGTTGATTCTATTATTCGTCAACCTTAAGCTGTTCATGTTCTGCTTTTTAAAATAGAGCTGGAAGTCGGCGACCAGATCACGGACCTGATAGCCGCAGAAAGATCCGTTTTAAGGGCTGTTCCTTCCGTGAAGCACACGAGTTTGCTGACAAAACCATCAATTGTTATTGGAAATTTCATATGAATAGGCAATAAATTTTAAGATTGACTATTGCTGGCCGCCCATTTTAGCTGGATGAGACTTTTATTGGCGAAAAAATTTTTTATTGGCGATTTTCAAATTTTATTGGCGATAATTTGATTTTATTGGCGATTTTCACAACTTTATTGGCGAAAATCAATTTTTATTGGCGACTTGGAAATTTTCGCTGATTTTTTCCAGTTCATGAACTCAAGCGCACCCGTTTTTTCATCGCAGGCCACAATTCGATATAGTCAGGATCAACTATGAAAAAATGCAAAAAAGCGAAGCGGAGTAGAATCCGTTTCGCTTTTAGTTAGTTGTTTGTCCCATAAATTTCATCATTTGCCCAGCGTTGTGCCAGTTCTTCCTTTGTGTAGATCACACGCATCGGGTTGCCGCCGACAAAGGCTCCGGCCGGGACGTCTTTGTGGACTAGTGTTCCGGCGGAGACGATGGCGCCGTCCCCGATCCTGATGCCGGGCATGATGGTGGAATTGGCGCCAATCATGACTTCGCTGCCAATCTCAACATCGCCGAGGCGGTATTCCTTAATCAAGTATTCATGTGCCAGGATGGTCGTGTTATAGCCAATGACCGTATTGCGGCCAACGGAGATTTTTTCCGGGAACATGACGTCGAGCATGACCATCAGCGCAAAGGAGGTCTGGTCGCCGACCTTCATCCGCAGAAATGTACGGTACAGCCAGTTTTTTATACCGAGGAACGGCGTATATCGTGCCACCTGGATGACGGCGAAATTTTTGACGACCTTCCAGAACGGGACGGTTTTATAAACATGCCAGAGTGAGTTTGCTCCTTCTACTCGATAACGAGTCGTCCTTCTCATTCTACACCCCAAGGATTGGCAGGATATCAGCCATGTTTTCCAGAATGTAGTCTGGCTTGTATTCCTCTAGATGCTCTCTTCCTTTTATGGACCAGGCAACTCCAGCCGTTTTTGTGCCGGCGTTTTTGCCGCCGAGGATATCATGATGGTTATCACCGACCATGATCGCACGGTCCGGTGAGGATCCAAGCATGTCCAATGCTTTTAAAAGCGGCTCGGGATCGGGCTTCGCTTTTTCAACATGGTCAAGTGCGACGACCACCTCGAAAAACTCGTCCAAACCTGTCAGCTTCAAGCCCATTTGAACTACATCAGATCGCTTAGTCGTGACGATTCCCATATGGAAGCCGTTTTCCTTCAGCGTCCTGACCGTTTCATACACTCCCTCGAAACCTTTTACCAGCAGGTCGTGGTTTGCCAGGTTGTAAGTCCGGTAGGTTGTGATCATTTCCTCGTAGCCTTCTGGATCCAGCTTCTCGAATGATTCCTTTAAAGATGGCCCAAGAAACGGAAGGACATCCTCCCGTTTGTATTGGCCGGGATAATAGGTTTCCATTGTATGGAGAAAAGATGAAATAATCAGTTCGTTTGTATCAATCAAAGTCCCGTCAAGATCGAACAGGACTGTATCTATTTTATTGCTCATATACTGCTTCCTTTCTTTTCGCGATGTCCGCGCGGTTCCAGATGATCGCGACTGTGATTGTCAGTAATATTGCTACACCAAGGCGGATCAACAACAGCGGCAGCACTGGAATGCCAAGCGGAACGAAAATCAATGTATCCTCAACTACAGCGTGGCAGGCAACAAGGAAAATAAACGCCAGCGTGACATCCTTTTTGCTGACTCCATCCTCCTGGACTGCCTGGATCATTACGCCAGCGCCATATGCAAGCCCGATCAGCAGGCCGGCTGCCATTGTCGTCGAGGTGTTCTCCTTCATGCCGAGCGCTCTTGTTGCAGGTGCCATCCATCTTGAAAAAACGGCAAGCCACTGCTTATCCTTCATGATCTGGACAACGACCATCAGCGGTATGACGATGATGGCCAGCTGAAATATGCCGAGCCCCGCCTTCGTAATGCCTTCAAGCAGGATCGCTCCCCATCCTGAAACCTCTTCACTTTTAGCAGGGATCATCCCGTATTTCGCGATTTCAGATCCGCCATTCCAAACAAGATTGATGACCACTGCAGATATGAACGCAAGCCCTAAACGTACGAGGACGATGATCCACAGCTTGACGCCAACCTTGACGGCTACACTCGATTCAACCAGCATATTATGCGAAAAGCTCAGCATCACCGCAATGATGAAGACTTCTTTTACCGTCAAATCAAGCGTCAGGATTGCTCCAATTGCTGCGTATAAATTAAGGAAATTCCCAATGACAAGCGGAATCGCCGCATCTCCTGACAAGCCGAACAGCGACATCAAGGGCGTGATCAGTTTGATTAACCACGGAAGGATTGGGGTGTATTGTAGGATCGACACAATCAAGGTGACGGGAAAGATGACCTTCCCGAGCGCCCAAGTTGTGTTCAAGCCAACCATCAACCCTCTTTTTAATGTAGAACCCATTGAAGCATCTCTCCCATTTGTTATGCCTTGATTCATTTTATTTATTGATTTTCACTTTTAGTAACCCGAAATTCTAGTTCTCTAAATATCGTACTTTCGAATAGCCTTTGACTCTTCTGAAAATCCATAAGCCGATTGCAAAAACAATCAATGCGATCGAAATGGTCTGGGCAATCCTCAATGATTCTGTCAGCATCAGGCTGTCTGTGCGCATTCCTTCAACGAAGAAGCGGCCGATTGAGTACCAGATAACATAGCTGAGGAA
It contains:
- a CDS encoding ATP phosphoribosyltransferase regulatory subunit; amino-acid sequence: MSRLFMFEKPLGMRDTLPELHEAKERVRSTIEKEMKQWGFQFIETPALEYYETVGTASAILDQQLFKLLDQQGHTLVLRPDMTAPIARVAASKLFKDQVPLRLAYSANVYRAQQREGGRPAEFEQIGVECIGDDSVSADGEMISLAISSLKKAGLEQFQLSVGHVGFVNELFVQILGTEDRARELTKFLYEKNYVGYREHVKALPLSSIDSQRLLAFLDLRGGPEVIDKASELIENGKGRVALDEMKLLCSIIEDFGESTRVKFDLTIVSHMSYYTGILFEVYAGMVGFPIGNGGRYDKLLEKFGKSTGATGFAIRLDRLLESLGDLGAPEPVTCILFSQERRKEAYQLAAQRREDGERIILQDISAVRNLDACSAAYADVVYLVGKEGVQ
- a CDS encoding acyltransferase, producing MRRTTRYRVEGANSLWHVYKTVPFWKVVKNFAVIQVARYTPFLGIKNWLYRTFLRMKVGDQTSFALMVMLDVMFPEKISVGRNTVIGYNTTILAHEYLIKEYRLGDVEIGSEVMIGANSTIMPGIRIGDGAIVSAGTLVHKDVPAGAFVGGNPMRVIYTKEELAQRWANDEIYGTNN
- the ppaX gene encoding pyrophosphatase PpaX, translated to MSNKIDTVLFDLDGTLIDTNELIISSFLHTMETYYPGQYKREDVLPFLGPSLKESFEKLDPEGYEEMITTYRTYNLANHDLLVKGFEGVYETVRTLKENGFHMGIVTTKRSDVVQMGLKLTGLDEFFEVVVALDHVEKAKPDPEPLLKALDMLGSSPDRAIMVGDNHHDILGGKNAGTKTAGVAWSIKGREHLEEYKPDYILENMADILPILGV
- a CDS encoding nucleoside recognition domain-containing protein codes for the protein MGSTLKRGLMVGLNTTWALGKVIFPVTLIVSILQYTPILPWLIKLITPLMSLFGLSGDAAIPLVIGNFLNLYAAIGAILTLDLTVKEVFIIAVMLSFSHNMLVESSVAVKVGVKLWIIVLVRLGLAFISAVVINLVWNGGSEIAKYGMIPAKSEEVSGWGAILLEGITKAGLGIFQLAIIVIPLMVVVQIMKDKQWLAVFSRWMAPATRALGMKENTSTTMAAGLLIGLAYGAGVMIQAVQEDGVSKKDVTLAFIFLVACHAVVEDTLIFVPLGIPVLPLLLIRLGVAILLTITVAIIWNRADIAKRKEAVYEQ